DNA from Arthrobacter sp. SLBN-112:
TACCGATCCCACACAGATCGAGGCCGCGTACCGGGAGGCCTTCGCGCACCCCGGCCCGTCACTGGTGGAGCTCATCACCGATCCCAAGGCGCTGTCCATCCCGCCGAAGATCTCCGGCTCGCAGGTCATCGGGTTCGCCACGGCCATGTCCAAGGTGGTCCTCAACCGGGGTGCGGGCGAGGCCGTGAGCATGGCCCGCAGCAACCTGCGGAATATCCCGCGCCGCTAGCTCCCGGCGCGTTGTGCCTGGTTAGCGGGGGCCGCCCTGCCACAGGGCGTCGAAGGGGGCGCCGGAGGCCACGCGGTTGCGGATTCCCGCGGTCACGAAGTCCTTGGCGGTCCGGGCGGCCTCAAGCGGCGTAGCGCCCTTGGCGAGTTCCGCCGTCACGGCCGCGGCCAGGGAGCAGCCGGCGCCGGAAACGGCTACCTCGCCCACCTTGGGAGCGGTCAAGACTTCCAGGGTTTCGCCGTCATAGAAGACGTCGACGGCGTCAGGGCCTTCCAGCCGCACCCCGCCCTTGGCCAGGACTGCTGCGCCGCTGAGCTCGTGGATGCGGACGGCAGCGGCCTTCAGGGACTCGACGTCGGTGATCTCCAGGCCGGACAGCGATTCCGCCTCGAAGTGGTTGGGCGTGACGAACGTGGCCAGCGGCAGGATCTGCGCCTTCAGGGCCTGGTCCGTGTCCAAAGCGTGCCCGGGCTCCTGGCCCTTGCAGATCAGCACCGGGTCCAGGACGACGTTCGCGAAGCTGTTTTCCTGCAGCGCACCGGCCACCGTACTGATGGTGGCCGGGCTGCCCAGCATGCCGATCTTTACCGTGTCCAACGCAGAAGGCGCGCCCGACGCCGGGCCATATGCCGCCGTCGTCGCCTCCAGCTGGTGGGCAATCACCTGCTGGTCCACCGGCACGAAGCGGTGGTTCCAGCTGTCCTTCGGGTCGAAGGAGACGATGCAGGTGAGGTTGGCGATGCCGAAGACGCCAAGTTCCTGGAAGGTCTTCAGGTCGGCCTGGGCGCCGGCGCCGCCGGTGGCCTCGGAGCCCGCGATGGTGAGGACGACGGCGGGACCGTTGGCGGACAGCGTTGCGTCAGGGGAAGCGGAAGTCATGCATCCATCCTGCCACCCGGCGTCGGACATTCTCGGTTGGCTGTCTGGTTCGGCACGCCGGAACGGTGCCGGATCGCCGGAAAGAACCGGCGACTTGGTCCCGTTCCGGCGGTTTGGCGTTAAGGCAGCATGGCTACCGCTGGAGCGCGGCAAGGATACGGGATTTGAACTCGTGTTCGCGGAAAAGGTCGGCCCATGTCATACGGACAAAGGTCCAACCATTCTCGGTG
Protein-coding regions in this window:
- a CDS encoding hydroxymethylpyrimidine/phosphomethylpyrimidine kinase; amino-acid sequence: MTSASPDATLSANGPAVVLTIAGSEATGGAGAQADLKTFQELGVFGIANLTCIVSFDPKDSWNHRFVPVDQQVIAHQLEATTAAYGPASGAPSALDTVKIGMLGSPATISTVAGALQENSFANVVLDPVLICKGQEPGHALDTDQALKAQILPLATFVTPNHFEAESLSGLEITDVESLKAAAVRIHELSGAAVLAKGGVRLEGPDAVDVFYDGETLEVLTAPKVGEVAVSGAGCSLAAAVTAELAKGATPLEAARTAKDFVTAGIRNRVASGAPFDALWQGGPR